One window from the genome of Labeo rohita strain BAU-BD-2019 chromosome 10, IGBB_LRoh.1.0, whole genome shotgun sequence encodes:
- the stoml2 gene encoding stomatin-like protein 2, mitochondrial, whose product MLRTVVCRAGSGLLKHSRQTVPALWGTRAQQRWASSLPMNTVVLFVPQQEAWVVERMGRFHRILEPGLNFLIPILDRVRYVQSLKEIVIDVPEQSAVSLDNVTLQIDGVLYLRILDPFKASYGVEDPEYAVTQLAQTTMRSELGKLTLDKVFRERESLNSNIVHSINQASDEWGIRCLRYEIKDIHVPPRVKESMQMQVEAERKKRATVLESEGTREAAINVAEGRKQAQILASEGQKAEQINKAAGEANAVLAKAEAKAKAIRMLSEALTQQNGDAAASLTVAEQYVSAFSNLAKESNTILLPSNTGDISSMVSQAMAIYGSLLKTQTQSTADSATPQTSEATLEGNVSETETGLKY is encoded by the exons ATGCTCAGGACGGTGGTGTGTCGGGCGGGGAGCGGCCTCTTAAAG CATTCGCGGCAAACCGTGCCTGCATTGTGGGGGACCCGAGCTCAGCAGCGATGGGCTTCCAGCCTCCCTATGAACACTGTGGTTCTGTTCGTACCCCAGCAGGAAGCTTGGGTAGTCGAGAGGATGGGCCGTTTCCACCGAATCCTGGAACCA GGTCTAAACTTCTTAATTCCAATTTTGGACCGAGTTAGATATGTTCAGAGCCTCAAAGAAATAGTGATAGATGTGCCAGAGCAGTCAGCAGTTTCCCTCG aCAACGTGACATTGCAGATTGATGGAGTTTTATATCTCAGGATACTCGACCCGTTTAAG GCCAGTTATGGAGTGGAGGACCCTGAATATGCCGTCACCCAGCTGGCACAGACCACCATGAGATCAGAGCTGGGAAAACTGACCCTGGACAAAGTGTTTAGG GAAAGAGAGTCCCTGAATTCCAATATCGTCCACTCAATAAACCAGGCATCAGATGAATGGGGGATTCGATGTCTTCGATACGAGATCAAAGACATTCACGTTCCACCACGGGTAAAAGAGTCTATGCAAATGCAG GTGGAGGCTGAGCGGAAGAAGAGAGCCACTGTTCTGGAGTCAGAGGGGACGAGGGAGGCGGCCATCAATGTGGCCGAGGGTCGCAAACAGGCTCAGATTCTGGCGTCTGAGGGACAGAAGGCTGAACAGATTAACAAAGCTGCTG GTGAAGCAAATGCTGTTTTGGCTAAAGCTGAGGCAAAGGCCAAAGCTATCCGGATGCTGTCCGAGGCGCTCACCCAGCAG AATGGAGACGCTGCAGCATCTTTAACTGTGGCCGAACAGTATGTCTCTGCTTTCTCTAACCTGGCCAAAGAGTCCAACACCATCTTACTGCCCTCAAACACAGGAGACATCAGCAGCATGGTCTCTCAG gCTATGGCGATTTACGGCAGTTTATTGAAGACACAAACTCAGAGCACAGCAGACAGCGCGACCCCTCAGACTTCAGAAGCCACTTTGGAAGGAAACGTGTCTGAAACTGAAACTGGacttaaatattaa